One Balneolaceae bacterium genomic window carries:
- a CDS encoding carboxypeptidase regulatory-like domain-containing protein gives MTRQILLILSLVLLPVALFAQGTTSGSIEGTITDEAGESLPGANIIAVHQPTGSEYGTSSRADGGYTIRNVRVGGPYEVRVTFIGFNPQIKEIRNIELGERVTLNFQLEEGSLELGQISVVAVPDQIFNSDRTGASKNISTQEISRTPTVSRSLSDFTRLTPQVTSGNSFGGANDRYNNILVDGATLNDVFGLGDATPGSQAGVSSPLSIDAIAEFNVDIAPFDVTNNGFTGGQVNAITKSGTNTYEGSVYFQTRNESLVGTYIGEDGDTANDFPEFSERYIGLNVGGPIIQDKLFFFVNAEFRRETQPITAGISGSGAPNTIDFSASTFDEISNVFQSEYGYNTGGYTSPLDVDQDNNKVLAKLDWNINQANKLTFRYNHVDAIDEEGIGRGTDEYSYSNRQYNFNSNQDSFVAQLTSTLGNNVYNEARVVYTRIRDSRDVVAQRFPEVEVSLPFETQSGFGSIFAGIDRFSQANSLDQDLIEVTNNLTYIRGNHEFTFGTNNQIFTFDNTFVQDAFGSYVFRSIDDLEAGTPYQYRYSYLLPGGSPTANFTGMQFGLYVQDKWTINPDLKITYGLRVDIPVLPDDPTANPIVPDAFPGYSTDSVASGNILWSPRFGFNWDLSGGERTTQLRGGAGIFSGTPPFVWISNQYSNTGVDYGRVDVSSSRVPDDLRFSPDPDNQPSPLDAGSALEGQNTSEINLISDDFKYPQSLKVNLAIDQQLPLGFIGTLEGVYSAGINDVVFENLNIVQQGESAYGRPIYGDIFFNERFGNASGVPSRRNENFTNALLLKNSNDAYQYSITGTLEKQFDMGLSTNLSYTYNRAVTVNNGTSSRAISNWQFNENVDVNNPKPGTADFERRHRILGVVSYQFSWLDRLATTISLIYDGRSGTPYSWIYNGDANGDGRFDNDLIYVPQYEDEIVLTSNNWEEFDEWLTNEDSIDDDYRGDFVDRGTAREPWTNYLDLRISQQIETFGGQSVEFSASMFNVLNFLNEEWGVRKGVSFNNYRAFDFQQYVSQEFIDNNPEYGLSSADIGKPVVNFDPENVTEERLYSISDLSSRWQMQFSVRYNF, from the coding sequence ATGACACGTCAAATACTATTGATACTATCCCTGGTATTACTCCCAGTGGCGCTATTTGCGCAGGGCACAACATCGGGGTCTATTGAAGGTACCATTACGGACGAGGCCGGAGAATCTTTGCCGGGTGCAAATATTATTGCGGTTCATCAGCCGACAGGTAGTGAATATGGAACATCGAGTCGGGCAGATGGCGGATATACCATCAGGAATGTTCGTGTTGGTGGTCCTTACGAGGTACGGGTCACTTTCATTGGATTTAATCCGCAGATAAAAGAAATACGAAATATTGAACTTGGAGAGAGGGTTACCCTGAACTTTCAACTTGAAGAGGGTTCTCTTGAGTTAGGTCAAATTTCAGTGGTTGCCGTTCCTGATCAAATCTTCAACTCAGATCGAACAGGTGCCAGTAAAAACATTTCAACACAAGAAATTTCACGAACACCAACAGTATCGAGGTCCCTTAGTGACTTTACCCGGTTAACACCACAGGTAACGAGCGGGAATAGTTTTGGTGGTGCGAATGATCGATACAACAATATTCTTGTTGATGGTGCCACTTTAAATGATGTTTTTGGACTTGGTGATGCAACTCCCGGATCACAAGCAGGTGTATCATCCCCTTTGAGTATAGATGCCATTGCCGAATTTAATGTAGACATCGCTCCATTTGATGTTACAAACAACGGTTTTACAGGTGGCCAGGTAAATGCAATTACCAAGAGCGGTACAAACACTTACGAAGGTTCCGTCTATTTCCAAACCAGAAATGAATCTCTTGTAGGAACCTATATTGGTGAGGATGGAGATACAGCCAACGACTTTCCGGAATTTTCTGAAAGATATATCGGATTGAATGTTGGTGGCCCCATCATCCAGGATAAACTTTTCTTTTTTGTAAATGCTGAATTCAGAAGAGAAACACAGCCAATTACTGCGGGTATTTCCGGAAGTGGTGCTCCAAATACGATCGATTTTTCAGCATCTACTTTTGATGAGATCAGCAATGTTTTCCAAAGTGAGTATGGTTACAACACCGGAGGTTATACTTCGCCTCTTGATGTAGATCAGGACAATAATAAAGTGCTTGCAAAGCTTGACTGGAACATTAATCAGGCTAACAAATTAACTTTCCGTTACAATCACGTTGATGCTATAGATGAAGAAGGTATTGGACGTGGAACCGATGAATACAGCTACAGTAATCGACAATACAACTTCAATAGTAATCAGGACTCATTTGTAGCTCAGTTAACCAGTACACTTGGAAATAATGTCTATAATGAAGCTCGAGTTGTGTATACACGAATTCGTGACTCACGAGATGTTGTTGCTCAACGATTTCCTGAAGTAGAAGTTAGCTTGCCTTTTGAAACACAAAGTGGTTTTGGTTCCATCTTTGCAGGAATCGACAGATTCTCACAAGCAAACTCACTGGATCAGGATCTGATTGAGGTTACAAATAACCTGACTTACATTCGTGGTAACCATGAGTTTACGTTTGGTACTAATAATCAAATTTTTACGTTCGATAATACATTTGTACAAGATGCTTTTGGAAGCTACGTTTTTAGAAGTATTGATGATCTTGAAGCGGGAACTCCTTACCAGTACCGGTATAGCTATTTACTGCCAGGCGGCAGCCCAACGGCGAACTTTACAGGAATGCAATTTGGACTCTACGTACAGGATAAATGGACAATCAACCCGGATTTAAAAATTACCTATGGTTTGCGGGTAGATATTCCTGTTCTTCCTGATGATCCAACAGCCAACCCAATTGTGCCGGATGCTTTCCCGGGTTACTCTACCGATAGCGTAGCCAGTGGAAATATTCTGTGGTCACCCCGATTTGGATTTAACTGGGATCTCAGTGGAGGTGAACGAACCACACAGCTTCGTGGTGGTGCAGGTATCTTTTCAGGAACACCGCCGTTTGTATGGATCTCAAACCAGTATAGCAACACTGGTGTTGACTACGGACGTGTTGACGTAAGCAGCTCAAGAGTACCGGATGATCTTCGATTCTCTCCGGACCCCGACAATCAGCCAAGTCCTTTAGACGCAGGTTCTGCACTGGAGGGACAAAATACATCAGAGATCAACCTAATATCTGATGATTTTAAATACCCACAATCTCTCAAGGTAAATCTTGCAATAGATCAACAATTACCGCTTGGCTTTATTGGTACACTTGAAGGAGTTTATTCTGCTGGTATTAACGATGTTGTATTTGAAAACCTGAATATTGTTCAGCAGGGAGAATCAGCGTACGGCCGTCCTATTTACGGAGATATCTTTTTCAATGAAAGATTTGGTAATGCCTCAGGTGTGCCATCAAGAAGAAATGAGAACTTTACCAATGCACTTCTGCTGAAAAATTCAAATGATGCTTACCAGTACAGCATTACCGGTACTCTTGAGAAGCAATTTGATATGGGCTTGAGTACGAACCTGTCATATACATATAACAGGGCAGTAACCGTTAATAACGGGACTTCAAGTCGTGCGATCTCTAACTGGCAGTTTAATGAGAATGTAGATGTAAACAATCCTAAACCCGGAACAGCCGACTTTGAAAGAAGACACAGAATTCTGGGTGTTGTTTCATACCAGTTCTCTTGGTTAGATCGATTAGCTACAACCATCTCGCTGATATATGATGGCCGGTCAGGAACTCCATATAGCTGGATATACAATGGCGATGCAAACGGCGACGGTCGATTTGATAACGACTTAATCTATGTGCCTCAATATGAAGATGAAATAGTTTTGACTAGTAATAACTGGGAAGAGTTTGATGAATGGCTTACAAATGAAGATTCAATTGACGATGATTACAGAGGAGACTTCGTTGATAGAGGAACTGCACGCGAACCATGGACAAATTATCTCGATCTTCGAATCAGCCAGCAGATTGAAACCTTTGGCGGTCAGTCCGTTGAGTTTAGTGCCAGCATGTTTAACGTTCTGAACTTCCTTAACGAAGAGTGGGGCGTTCGAAAAGGTGTTAGCTTTAATAACTATCGTGCATTCGACTTCCAGCAATATGTTTCTCAGGAATTCATCGACAACAATCCGGAATACGGTCTCAGTTCTGCTGATATCGGTAAGCCGGTTGTAAACTTCGATCCTGAAAATGTGACTGAAGAAAGACTCTACAGCATTAGTGACTTAAGCTCACGATGGCAAATGCAATTTAGCGTTCGTTACAACTTCTAA